AGGTGAAGATGAGACGCCGCGCGCAAAGTCGGCTGACAAGCGTTTTTCAGATCCCGATTGGGAAGACAATCCGTTCTTCGAATTCATCAAGAACGCCTATTTCATCACCTCGGACTGGGCCAACAAGCTGGTTAGCGAGAGCGAAGGACTGGACGAACACACCCGTCACAAGGCCGAATTCTACATCCGCCAGATCACCAGCGCGCTGTCGCCGGCCAATTTCCTGCTCACCAATCCCGAACTCTACAAGGAGACGGTCGCCTCCAACGGAGAAAATCTGGTTCGCGGCATGCACATGCTCGCCGAGGATATCGTCGCCGGCAAGGGTGAACTCAAGATTCGGCAATCGGATGCCTCGAAGTTCGTCGTTGGCGAAAATATTGCTCTGTCGGAAGGCAAGGTGGTCGCTCAGGACGACGTCTGCCAGATCATCCAGTACGCCCCCCTGACCGAAAATGTTCTCAAGCGGCCGCTGCTGATCGTGCCGCCGTGGATCAACAAGTTCTATATTCTCGACCTCAACCCGAAAAAATCCTTCATCAAATGGGCCACTGAGCAGGGGCATACCGTTTTCGTGATTTCCTGGGTCAACCCGGATGAGCGCCATGCCAAGAAGGATTGGGAAGCTTATTCGCGTGAAGGCATCTCGTTTGCGCTTGATACCATCGAGAAAGCCACCGGCGAGCGCGAGGTCAATGCTATCGGCTACTGCGTCGGCGGTACCTTGCTGGCCGCCACTCTGGCGCTGCACGCCCAGGAGAAAGACAGTCGCATCGCCACGGCGACCTTTTTCACCACCCAGACCGATTTCACCCATGCCGGTGATCTCAAGGTGTTTGTCGACGAGGACCAGATAGCATCTATCGAAACGGCGATGGAAAAGAGCGGCTATCTCGACGGGTCGAAAATGGCCACAGCTTTCAATATGCTGCGCGCCTCCGATCTGATCTGGCCCTATGTCGTCAACAACTACCTCAAGGGCAAGGATCCGATGCCCTTCGACCTGCTTTACTGGAACGCAGATGCAACGCGAATGCCGGCGGCCAACCACTCCTTTTATCTGCGTAATTGCTACCTAGAGAACAACCTTTCGCAAGGCCGGATGAAACTTGCCGGCAAGACCCTTGATCTCTCCAAGGTCAAGATCCCGGTCTATAACCTTGCAGCCAAGGAAGATCATATCGCCCCTGCCCGCTCGGCCTATATCGGCGGCAAGCTGCTCGGTGGCGACGTTACCTATGTGATGTCGGGATCGGGACACATTGCCGGTGTCGTCAATCCACCCGCAGCCGGAAAATACCAGTTCTGGAGCGATGGCCCCAAGAATGCGGAATTTGACGATTGGGTTGCCGGCGCCAAGGAGACACCAGGTTCCTGGTGGCCACACTGGCATGCATGGATCCGGTCCCAATCCGACGAGGAAGTGCCGGCGCGCAAGCCCGGCGGAACCAAGCTCAAGCCGATCGAGGATGCGCCGGGCTCCTATGTGCGGGTTCGCGTCTGAGGCCTGACGCGTTTTTTCTCTCCCTCAGAGCGCATAACGGCGCGCGCACCTGGTTTGCCACGGGTGGCGATCCCTGTTATGCGCCCGGCGATGCAATTTGACCCGCCCCTGATCCGCGCCCGGCTTGTCCGCCGTTACAAGCGGTTCCTGTTCGACGCCGAACTCGACAATGGCGAAGCGATCACCGGATCGTGCCCCAATACGGGCTCTATGTTGGGGCTGACCGCACCGGGCTCACGGATCTACCTGACCGAGCACATCGGCAGCACGACGCGCAAATACCGCCATGCGCTGGAACTCGTCGAAGCCGACGGCACGCTTGTCGGCATCAATACCGGCCGACCAAACCGGCTGGTCGAGGATGCAATAAAGGAGGGGCTGCTGGGAACGCTTGGCGACTACGCGGTGCTGAAACGCGAGCAGAAATACGGGATCAATTCACGCATCGACATGCTGCTGGACGATCCGGTGCGCGGCAAAGCCTATGTCGAAGTCAAGAATGTCCATTTTTGCCGCCAACCCGGTCTCGCCGAATTCCCCGACTCGGTCACCAGCCGCGGCGCCAAACATCTCGAGGAGCTTGGCGACATGGCGGAGGCTGGACACCGCGCGATTATGGTCTATCTGATACAGCGCTCGGATGTGGACCGGCTCAGGCTGTGCCGCGACCTTGATAAGACCTATGCCACGGCCTTTGACCGAGCCATGAAGCGCGGGGTTGAAGCTTGCGCCATACGGTGCAAGATCACACCGGAGCAAATTCGCGCTGAGTTCGTTGTCCCCGTTGAGGAATCCGGATTAAACAGCGTATCATGAACCCCTGCCGGCGCAGCCCGGGCAGATGAGACAAAGCGAGCCTGCCATGGTTACCTATATCGACGCGACGTCGGCCCCGATGAAAAACACTGGTCAGATCCGGCTTTACGGCCCCGAAGGCTTCGAGGGCATGCGCAAAGCCAGCCAGTTGACGGCACGGTGTCTGGACGAACTGGTGTCACGCGTCGCTCCTGGCGTCACCACCAACGAGATCGATCGTTTCGTGTTCGAATTCGGCCAGGATCACGGCGCGCTGCCGGCAACGCTGAACTATCGCGGCTACACCAAATCCTGCTGCACCTCGATCAACCATGTCGTCTGTCACGGCATCCCTAACG
This DNA window, taken from Hoeflea algicola, encodes the following:
- the phaC gene encoding class I poly(R)-hydroxyalkanoic acid synthase; the encoded protein is MADKGKNTTSGTQAGSETSSVGAYVVKDPEAFARNVARMLEELGKAASAWVEPREKGEVSDTVSEPMADMVKTFSKVGEYWLSDPKRAIEAQTSLLTGYFGMWSESLRRMSGEDETPRAKSADKRFSDPDWEDNPFFEFIKNAYFITSDWANKLVSESEGLDEHTRHKAEFYIRQITSALSPANFLLTNPELYKETVASNGENLVRGMHMLAEDIVAGKGELKIRQSDASKFVVGENIALSEGKVVAQDDVCQIIQYAPLTENVLKRPLLIVPPWINKFYILDLNPKKSFIKWATEQGHTVFVISWVNPDERHAKKDWEAYSREGISFALDTIEKATGEREVNAIGYCVGGTLLAATLALHAQEKDSRIATATFFTTQTDFTHAGDLKVFVDEDQIASIETAMEKSGYLDGSKMATAFNMLRASDLIWPYVVNNYLKGKDPMPFDLLYWNADATRMPAANHSFYLRNCYLENNLSQGRMKLAGKTLDLSKVKIPVYNLAAKEDHIAPARSAYIGGKLLGGDVTYVMSGSGHIAGVVNPPAAGKYQFWSDGPKNAEFDDWVAGAKETPGSWWPHWHAWIRSQSDEEVPARKPGGTKLKPIEDAPGSYVRVRV
- the sfsA gene encoding DNA/RNA nuclease SfsA, coding for MQFDPPLIRARLVRRYKRFLFDAELDNGEAITGSCPNTGSMLGLTAPGSRIYLTEHIGSTTRKYRHALELVEADGTLVGINTGRPNRLVEDAIKEGLLGTLGDYAVLKREQKYGINSRIDMLLDDPVRGKAYVEVKNVHFCRQPGLAEFPDSVTSRGAKHLEELGDMAEAGHRAIMVYLIQRSDVDRLRLCRDLDKTYATAFDRAMKRGVEACAIRCKITPEQIRAEFVVPVEESGLNSVS